One Portunus trituberculatus isolate SZX2019 chromosome 42, ASM1759143v1, whole genome shotgun sequence DNA window includes the following coding sequences:
- the LOC123517441 gene encoding uncharacterized protein LOC123517441: protein MNESSVEAPLSRADFLALRHMLLNALQKRCSNLTEAVVGEVRALLQPNTTLGPPQAKSEDSLAVLYIVFVLLFFAASLLVLLVKYLRRERESTRLQKFYEDYLVNTRSSAVVHYDTQGRRLHPTTPESPHPSPPTWTPSLTPPTTPIDAVSLTLPRELIEHEF, encoded by the exons ATGAACGAGAGCAGTGTTGAGGCTCCGCTAAGTCGAGCTGACTTCCTCGCCCTCAGGCACATGCTTCTCAACGCCCTGCAG AAGAGGTGTTCCAACCTGACGGAGGCTGTGGTGGGAGAGGTGCGCGCCTTGCTGCAACCCAACACCACCCTAGGTCCTCCTCAG GCTAAGTCGGAGGACTCCTTGGCGGTGCTGTACATCGTCTTCGTGCTGCTCTTCTTCGCGGCCTCCCTGCTCGTGCTGCTCGTCAAGTACCTCAGGCGGGAGCGGGAGTCCACGCGCCTGCAGAAGTTTTACGAAGACTACCTCGTAAACACACGATcaag CGCGGTGGTTCACTACGACACACAAGGGCGTCGCCTTCACCCTACCACGCCTGAGTCTCCACACCCGTCTCCCCCAACCTGGACGCCATCTCTCACACCACCCACCACGCCCATCGACGCcgtctccctcacccttcccagAGAACTCATTGAACACGAGTTCTAA
- the LOC123517822 gene encoding zinc finger CCCH domain-containing protein 6-like isoform X1: MQYYDNDDSSRSDTMDDQESSLKEEKEDGELEEGELEEDEVEEPSPSKSFQGDMGIADKRTTAESDARMQLESDAREEGKKERRESRESKDEKKRKHRDDDDEKRKKKKKKKKHASSEGEDDDGTSPKLHQHKMIVPTFDKNMEFDAMLQQEMLLRGRSPPPGMIPYGPPPGAFGGPPHPMFRGRPVSDYDSYESGSDSEMRERQARRPRRPNRRFRRSRSRSRSPSRKNEAICMYYMQGSCQRGKGCPYSHDIQPQRKMELCKFYMMDCCAKKDKCLYMHKDFPCKHYHTGVKCKSADKCKFSHDALSDASRSVLLKHIELAPKDILGDFPRLTKDAAQLVVAITEAHRKGNPMDVETIPGIMDFKGRGFKYVDKAIKNVLKKQEARMKNMPKDQPYMEDMGDRRSPEHPHHHPHSHPHSHPLSHPHQHSHPHSHGHQHHQHQHSHPHQHPHPHPHSHPHPHQHPQQQQQHHGEGGMTPPRHTFTPPLSEERESSESPQKNPGTSNNTASNISNMSSGQGAPTSNRKSFMTARMPQKQRELFQRIEQQHSVQHEQEDTATEGALDDTPLNPNNVNWYSSDEDGETPCSTKMQGQGMSVHTGGNSSPSRTPPLPSMSGSSSSFPATEKQGNSPGSSTTSQKGAFAGINLDNINISSDLASVLSALKNHNASSNNRNNSEDFGKDQRMLSPRGKDPRDMSRDSREASRSFRNTGLDQDVSKVSREGNKAMVDMYRDPRDVIQSPRESTDYSPWQRDQLPISGLQDPWENPKMDSSKDQDQQRNFLDIREGSDMDHDQRLRKKDVDLRVIPGIDNRSESSSMKSAQYDTDMRISSESSIYDVDLRQLNLPSSYQSSEEEINSLPFKVPVHTPAKEIFASLSSHSPMYYQLVKVTIPKPNFTHLKINKDDPRIMEDPRIRRMLKSSTEDNSNRSPRAPSRYEMDVPVSPPPPKGDGKFSDSDNRDPRVISQRDPRSESRSDPRSDVRGEPRVDPRMSARVDPRVSNRGDPRGDARDPREQMGDMRNQDMRMSGMYGGNNGAMMDGGMQYMNMGPGSGPGPGPGPGPGPGPGPGPGPGPGPGPMGPMMPQNNMNPRDKPGLLGPAPMAFSSGYPHNMGPRVPPFMMNSGPGPGPGPGPGPGPGPGPNSGYYSDEGEMMGSGGYPPQGGPGWGGHMPGNDPRLNREMGEGSRSYTPPSVS, encoded by the exons ATGCaatattatgataatgatgactcaAGTAGAAG TGACACAATGGATGACCAGGAAAGCtcattaaaagaagagaaggaagatggggaactggaggaaggagagttggaagaggacgaggtggaggagccCTCACCTAGTAAGAGTTTTCAAGGGGACATGGGCATTGCTGACAAAAGAACTACAGCAGAAAGTGATGCCCGCATGCAGCTAGAATCAGATgccagagaggaaggaaagaaagaaagaagagaa agCAGGGAAagtaaggatgaaaaaaagaggaaacatagggatgatgatgatgaaaagagaaaaaagaagaaaaagaaaaagaaacatgcaaGCAGTGAAGGGGAGGATGACGATGGAACCAGCCCAAAG CTCCACCAGCATAAGATGATAGTGCCAACATTTGACAAGAATATGGAATTTGATGCAATGCTGCAGCAAGAAATGCTTCTGCGAGGTCGTTCACCTCCTCCAGGCATGATTCCTTATGGTCCTCCTCCAGGGGCTTTTGGTGGCCCTCCTCACCCAATGTTTCGTGGAAGACCAGTTTCag ATTATGATTCGTATGAGTCTGGATCTGATTCTGAGATGCGAGAGCGGCAGGCACGACGTCCACGACGGCCCAACAGAAGGTTCAGAAGATCTCGCTCCCGGTCCCGTTCTCCTTCTCGTAAGAATGAAGCAATTTGCATGTATTATATGCAAGGCAGCTGTCAAAGG GGGAAGGGATGCCCTTATTCACATGACATTCAGCCTCAGAGAAAAATGGAGTTATGTAAATTTTACATGATGGACTGTTGTGCCAAGAAAGACAAATGTCTGTATATGCACAAAGACTTCCCTTGCAAACATTATCACACTGGAGTCAAATGCAAGTCAGCTGACAAGTGCAAGTTCAGTCATGATGCTCTCTCAGATGCTTCTCGTTCAGTTTTACTCAAG CACATAGAATTGGCCCCTAAGGACATTCTTGGGGACTTTCCTCGACTAACCAAAGATGCTGCACAGCTTGTAGTAGCAATTACTGAAGCCCATCGTAAGGGAAACCCAATGGATGTAGAAACTATACCTGGTATTATGGATTTCAAGGGTAGAGGTTTTAAAT ATGTagacaaggcaataaagaaTGTGctgaaaaaacaagaagcaaGAATGAAAAACATGCCAAAGGACCAGCCTTACATGGAGGATATGGGAGACAGGAGATCTCCAGagcatcctcaccaccacccacactcacatccacactcacacccactctctcacccacaccaacactcacacccacactcacatggtcaccagcaccatcaacaccaacactcACATCCACatcaacacccacacccacatccacattcacatccacatccacatcaACATccccagcaacagcagcagcatcatggGGAAGGTGGCATGACGCCTCCCCGGCATACATTTACACCACCTCTAA gtgaggaaagagaaagcagTGAATCACCCCAAAAGAATCCTGGTACTAGTAACAATACAGCTTCAAATATCTCAAATATGAGCAGTGGCCAGGGAGCACCCACAAGTAATAGAAAGAGCTTCATGACAGCTCGTATGCCCCAAAAGCAGCGAGAACTCTTCCAGCGAATTGAGCAGCAGCACTCTGTTCAGCATGAACAGGAAGACACAGCCACAGAAGGTGCACTGGATGATACTCCACTTAATCCTAATAATGTTAATTGGTATTCCAGTGATGAAGATGGTGAAACACCTTGCAGTACCAAAATGCAAGGACAAGGAATG AGTGTACACACAGGTGGGAACTCATCCCCAAGCAGGACACCACCCTTGCCCTCTATGAGTGGAAGCTCAAGCAGTTTTCCAGCcacagagaaacaaggaaacagtCCTGGAAGTTCCACTACGTCACAGAAAGGTGCCTTTGCTGGCATTAACTTGGATAACATCAACATCTCTTCTGATCTGGCAAGTGTTTTGTCAGCTCTAAAGAATCACAATGCATCTAGTAACAATAG AAACaacagtgaagactttggaAAAGATCAAAGAATGCTGTCCCCAAGAGGAAAGGATCCCAGGGATATGTCTCGAGATTCCAGGGAAGCATCAAGAAGTTTTAGAAACACAGGCTTAGATCAGGACGTGTCCAAGGTTTCAAGAGAAGGGAACAAGGCCATGGTAGATATGTACAGGGATCCCCGAGATGTAATTCAAAGTCCAAGGGAGAGTACTGACTACAGTCCTTGGCAGAGAGATCAGTTGCCTATTTCTGGGCTGCAAGATCCTTGGGAAAACCCAAAAATGGATTCTTccaaagatcaagatcagcaaAGGAATTTTCTTGATATAAGAGAAGGTTCTGATATGGATCACGATCAGCGACTTAGAAAAAAAGATGTTGATTTAAGAGTGATTCCAGGAATAGACAATAGAAGTGAGAGTTCAAGTATGAAAAGTGCACAGTATGATACTGACATGAGAATATCTAGTGAATCATCAATATATGATGTAGACTTAAGACAGTTAAATTTACCTAGTAGTTACCAGAGTTCTGAGGAAGAAATTAATTCATTACCTTTTAAAGTACCAGTGCATACTCCAGCCAAAGAAATTTTTGCCTCCCTTTCATCTCATTCACCAATGTATTATCAGCTTGTTAAAGTAACTATTCCCAAACCAAATTTCACCCacttgaaaataaacaaagatgatCCCAGAATTATGGAAGATCCCAGAATACGAAGGATGTTGAAGAGCTCCACTGAAGATAATTCAAATCGAAGTCCACGAGCACCTTCCAGATATGAGATGGATGTACCAGTgagcccaccaccacctaaagGAGATGGGAAGTTTTCAGACTCTGATAACAGAGACCCTAGAGTGATTTCTCAAAGAGACCCAAGAAGTGAAAGCCGTTCGGACCCAAGAAGTGACGTAAGAGGAGAGCCAAGAGTAGATCCAAGAATGAGTGCCAGAGTTGACCCAAGAGTTAGTAACAGAGGTGATCCCAGGGGTGATGCTCGTGATCCACGAGAACAGATGGGTGACATGAGAAACCAAGACATGAGAATGAGTGGAATGTATGGAGGGAACAATGGAGCaatgatggatggaggaatgcAGTACATGAACATGGGGCCTGGGTCTGGACCTGGGCCTGGGCCTGGGCCTGGGCCTGGGCCTGGACCTGGGCCTGGGCCGGGGCCTGGACCTGGGCCTGGTCCCATGGGTCCCATGATGCCTCAAAATAACATGAATCCTAGAGACAAGCCAGGTCTACTTGGACCTGCCCCAATGGCATTCTCCTCAGGTTATCCTCACAATATGGGACCAAGGGTGCCACCTTTCATGATGAATTCTGGTCCTGGTCCTGGTCCCGGTCCTGGTCCTGGTCCAGGTCCAGGTCCAGGTCCAAACAGTGGTTACTATTCAGACGAGGGTGAAATGATGGGAAGTGGAGGATATCCTCCTCAGGGAGGCCCAGGATGGGGTGGACACATGCCAGGGAATGATCCAAGATTGAACCGTGAAATGGGAGAGGGAAGCAGGTCTTATACTCCACCCTCAGTGTCTTAA
- the LOC123517822 gene encoding zinc finger CCCH domain-containing protein 6-like isoform X2 — protein sequence MDDQESSLKEEKEDGELEEGELEEDEVEEPSPSKSFQGDMGIADKRTTAESDARMQLESDAREEGKKERRESRESKDEKKRKHRDDDDEKRKKKKKKKKHASSEGEDDDGTSPKLHQHKMIVPTFDKNMEFDAMLQQEMLLRGRSPPPGMIPYGPPPGAFGGPPHPMFRGRPVSDYDSYESGSDSEMRERQARRPRRPNRRFRRSRSRSRSPSRKNEAICMYYMQGSCQRGKGCPYSHDIQPQRKMELCKFYMMDCCAKKDKCLYMHKDFPCKHYHTGVKCKSADKCKFSHDALSDASRSVLLKHIELAPKDILGDFPRLTKDAAQLVVAITEAHRKGNPMDVETIPGIMDFKGRGFKYVDKAIKNVLKKQEARMKNMPKDQPYMEDMGDRRSPEHPHHHPHSHPHSHPLSHPHQHSHPHSHGHQHHQHQHSHPHQHPHPHPHSHPHPHQHPQQQQQHHGEGGMTPPRHTFTPPLSEERESSESPQKNPGTSNNTASNISNMSSGQGAPTSNRKSFMTARMPQKQRELFQRIEQQHSVQHEQEDTATEGALDDTPLNPNNVNWYSSDEDGETPCSTKMQGQGMSVHTGGNSSPSRTPPLPSMSGSSSSFPATEKQGNSPGSSTTSQKGAFAGINLDNINISSDLASVLSALKNHNASSNNRNNSEDFGKDQRMLSPRGKDPRDMSRDSREASRSFRNTGLDQDVSKVSREGNKAMVDMYRDPRDVIQSPRESTDYSPWQRDQLPISGLQDPWENPKMDSSKDQDQQRNFLDIREGSDMDHDQRLRKKDVDLRVIPGIDNRSESSSMKSAQYDTDMRISSESSIYDVDLRQLNLPSSYQSSEEEINSLPFKVPVHTPAKEIFASLSSHSPMYYQLVKVTIPKPNFTHLKINKDDPRIMEDPRIRRMLKSSTEDNSNRSPRAPSRYEMDVPVSPPPPKGDGKFSDSDNRDPRVISQRDPRSESRSDPRSDVRGEPRVDPRMSARVDPRVSNRGDPRGDARDPREQMGDMRNQDMRMSGMYGGNNGAMMDGGMQYMNMGPGSGPGPGPGPGPGPGPGPGPGPGPGPGPMGPMMPQNNMNPRDKPGLLGPAPMAFSSGYPHNMGPRVPPFMMNSGPGPGPGPGPGPGPGPGPNSGYYSDEGEMMGSGGYPPQGGPGWGGHMPGNDPRLNREMGEGSRSYTPPSVS from the exons ATGGATGACCAGGAAAGCtcattaaaagaagagaaggaagatggggaactggaggaaggagagttggaagaggacgaggtggaggagccCTCACCTAGTAAGAGTTTTCAAGGGGACATGGGCATTGCTGACAAAAGAACTACAGCAGAAAGTGATGCCCGCATGCAGCTAGAATCAGATgccagagaggaaggaaagaaagaaagaagagaa agCAGGGAAagtaaggatgaaaaaaagaggaaacatagggatgatgatgatgaaaagagaaaaaagaagaaaaagaaaaagaaacatgcaaGCAGTGAAGGGGAGGATGACGATGGAACCAGCCCAAAG CTCCACCAGCATAAGATGATAGTGCCAACATTTGACAAGAATATGGAATTTGATGCAATGCTGCAGCAAGAAATGCTTCTGCGAGGTCGTTCACCTCCTCCAGGCATGATTCCTTATGGTCCTCCTCCAGGGGCTTTTGGTGGCCCTCCTCACCCAATGTTTCGTGGAAGACCAGTTTCag ATTATGATTCGTATGAGTCTGGATCTGATTCTGAGATGCGAGAGCGGCAGGCACGACGTCCACGACGGCCCAACAGAAGGTTCAGAAGATCTCGCTCCCGGTCCCGTTCTCCTTCTCGTAAGAATGAAGCAATTTGCATGTATTATATGCAAGGCAGCTGTCAAAGG GGGAAGGGATGCCCTTATTCACATGACATTCAGCCTCAGAGAAAAATGGAGTTATGTAAATTTTACATGATGGACTGTTGTGCCAAGAAAGACAAATGTCTGTATATGCACAAAGACTTCCCTTGCAAACATTATCACACTGGAGTCAAATGCAAGTCAGCTGACAAGTGCAAGTTCAGTCATGATGCTCTCTCAGATGCTTCTCGTTCAGTTTTACTCAAG CACATAGAATTGGCCCCTAAGGACATTCTTGGGGACTTTCCTCGACTAACCAAAGATGCTGCACAGCTTGTAGTAGCAATTACTGAAGCCCATCGTAAGGGAAACCCAATGGATGTAGAAACTATACCTGGTATTATGGATTTCAAGGGTAGAGGTTTTAAAT ATGTagacaaggcaataaagaaTGTGctgaaaaaacaagaagcaaGAATGAAAAACATGCCAAAGGACCAGCCTTACATGGAGGATATGGGAGACAGGAGATCTCCAGagcatcctcaccaccacccacactcacatccacactcacacccactctctcacccacaccaacactcacacccacactcacatggtcaccagcaccatcaacaccaacactcACATCCACatcaacacccacacccacatccacattcacatccacatccacatcaACATccccagcaacagcagcagcatcatggGGAAGGTGGCATGACGCCTCCCCGGCATACATTTACACCACCTCTAA gtgaggaaagagaaagcagTGAATCACCCCAAAAGAATCCTGGTACTAGTAACAATACAGCTTCAAATATCTCAAATATGAGCAGTGGCCAGGGAGCACCCACAAGTAATAGAAAGAGCTTCATGACAGCTCGTATGCCCCAAAAGCAGCGAGAACTCTTCCAGCGAATTGAGCAGCAGCACTCTGTTCAGCATGAACAGGAAGACACAGCCACAGAAGGTGCACTGGATGATACTCCACTTAATCCTAATAATGTTAATTGGTATTCCAGTGATGAAGATGGTGAAACACCTTGCAGTACCAAAATGCAAGGACAAGGAATG AGTGTACACACAGGTGGGAACTCATCCCCAAGCAGGACACCACCCTTGCCCTCTATGAGTGGAAGCTCAAGCAGTTTTCCAGCcacagagaaacaaggaaacagtCCTGGAAGTTCCACTACGTCACAGAAAGGTGCCTTTGCTGGCATTAACTTGGATAACATCAACATCTCTTCTGATCTGGCAAGTGTTTTGTCAGCTCTAAAGAATCACAATGCATCTAGTAACAATAG AAACaacagtgaagactttggaAAAGATCAAAGAATGCTGTCCCCAAGAGGAAAGGATCCCAGGGATATGTCTCGAGATTCCAGGGAAGCATCAAGAAGTTTTAGAAACACAGGCTTAGATCAGGACGTGTCCAAGGTTTCAAGAGAAGGGAACAAGGCCATGGTAGATATGTACAGGGATCCCCGAGATGTAATTCAAAGTCCAAGGGAGAGTACTGACTACAGTCCTTGGCAGAGAGATCAGTTGCCTATTTCTGGGCTGCAAGATCCTTGGGAAAACCCAAAAATGGATTCTTccaaagatcaagatcagcaaAGGAATTTTCTTGATATAAGAGAAGGTTCTGATATGGATCACGATCAGCGACTTAGAAAAAAAGATGTTGATTTAAGAGTGATTCCAGGAATAGACAATAGAAGTGAGAGTTCAAGTATGAAAAGTGCACAGTATGATACTGACATGAGAATATCTAGTGAATCATCAATATATGATGTAGACTTAAGACAGTTAAATTTACCTAGTAGTTACCAGAGTTCTGAGGAAGAAATTAATTCATTACCTTTTAAAGTACCAGTGCATACTCCAGCCAAAGAAATTTTTGCCTCCCTTTCATCTCATTCACCAATGTATTATCAGCTTGTTAAAGTAACTATTCCCAAACCAAATTTCACCCacttgaaaataaacaaagatgatCCCAGAATTATGGAAGATCCCAGAATACGAAGGATGTTGAAGAGCTCCACTGAAGATAATTCAAATCGAAGTCCACGAGCACCTTCCAGATATGAGATGGATGTACCAGTgagcccaccaccacctaaagGAGATGGGAAGTTTTCAGACTCTGATAACAGAGACCCTAGAGTGATTTCTCAAAGAGACCCAAGAAGTGAAAGCCGTTCGGACCCAAGAAGTGACGTAAGAGGAGAGCCAAGAGTAGATCCAAGAATGAGTGCCAGAGTTGACCCAAGAGTTAGTAACAGAGGTGATCCCAGGGGTGATGCTCGTGATCCACGAGAACAGATGGGTGACATGAGAAACCAAGACATGAGAATGAGTGGAATGTATGGAGGGAACAATGGAGCaatgatggatggaggaatgcAGTACATGAACATGGGGCCTGGGTCTGGACCTGGGCCTGGGCCTGGGCCTGGGCCTGGGCCTGGACCTGGGCCTGGGCCGGGGCCTGGACCTGGGCCTGGTCCCATGGGTCCCATGATGCCTCAAAATAACATGAATCCTAGAGACAAGCCAGGTCTACTTGGACCTGCCCCAATGGCATTCTCCTCAGGTTATCCTCACAATATGGGACCAAGGGTGCCACCTTTCATGATGAATTCTGGTCCTGGTCCTGGTCCCGGTCCTGGTCCTGGTCCAGGTCCAGGTCCAGGTCCAAACAGTGGTTACTATTCAGACGAGGGTGAAATGATGGGAAGTGGAGGATATCCTCCTCAGGGAGGCCCAGGATGGGGTGGACACATGCCAGGGAATGATCCAAGATTGAACCGTGAAATGGGAGAGGGAAGCAGGTCTTATACTCCACCCTCAGTGTCTTAA